The following proteins come from a genomic window of Meles meles chromosome 1, mMelMel3.1 paternal haplotype, whole genome shotgun sequence:
- the HSF1 gene encoding heat shock factor protein 1 isoform X5, with protein MDLPVGPGAAGPSNVPAFLTKLWTLVSDPDTDALICWSPQSGNSFHVFDQGRFAKEVLPKYFKHNNMASFVRQLNMYGFRKVVHIEQGGLVKPERDDTEFQHPCFLRGQEQLLENIKRKVTSVSTLKNEDIRIRQDSVTKLLTDVQLMKGKQESMDSKLLAMKHENEALWREVASLRQKHAQQQKVVNKLIQFLISLVQSNRILGVKRKIPLMLNDGSAAHSGPKYSRQYSLQHVHGPGPYSAPSPAYGSSSLYSPDAVAGSGPIISDITELAPGSPLASPGGSVDERPLSGSPLVRVKEEPPSPPRSPRVEEASPGHPSSVVEIPLSPTALIDSILRESEPAPPAPATPLMDAGARHPSPPPPPASAPEKCLSVACLDKTELSEHLDAMDSNLDSLQTMLTSHGFSVDTSALLDLFSPSVTVPDMSLPDLDSSLASIQELLSPQEPPRPLEAENSSPDSGKQLVHYTAQPLLLVDPGSVDMGSSDLPVLFELGDGSYFSEGDDYTDDPTISLLTGSEPPKAKDPTVS; from the exons ATGGATCTGCCCGTGGGCCCCGGCGCGGCGGGGCCCAGCAACGTCCCGGCCTTCCTGACCAAGCTGTGGACCCTCGTGAGCGACCCGGACACCGACGCGCTTATCTGCTGGAGCCCG CAGAGCGGGAACAGCTTCCACGTGTTCGACCAGGGCCGGTTCGCCAAGGAGGTGCTACCCAAGTACTTCAAGCACAACAACATGGCCAGCTTCGTGCGCCAGCTCAACATGT ACGGCTTCCGGAAGGTGGTCCACATCGAGCAGGGTGGCTTGGTCAAGCCGGAGAGGGACGACACTGAGTTCCAGCACCCCTGCTTCCTGCGCGGCCAGGAGCAGCTCCTGGAGAACATCAAGAGGAAGGTGACCAGT GTGTCCACGCTGAAGAACGAGGACATCAGGATTCGCCAGGACAGTGTCACCAAGCTGCTCACGGACGTGCAGCTCatgaaggggaagcaggagagcatGGACTCCAAACTCCTGGCCATGAAGCA CGAGAACGAGGCCCTGTGGCGGGAGGTGGCCAGCCTGCGGCAGAAGCACGCCCAGCAGCAGAAGGTCGTCAACAAG CTCATCCAGTTCCTCATCTCACTGGTGCAGTCGAACCGGATCCTGGGGGTGAAGAGGAAAAT CCCCCTGATGCTGAATGACGGCAGCGCGGCGCACTCGGGGCCCAAGTACAGCCGGCAGTACTCGCTGCAGCACGTCCACGGCCCCGGCCCCTACTCG GCTCCCTCCCCGGCCTACGGCAGCTCCAGCCTCTACTCCCCAGATGCCGTCGCCGGCTCCGGACCCATCATCTCCGACATCACCGAACTGGCCCCCGGCAGCCCCTTGGCCTCCCCGGGCGGAAGCGTAGACGAGAG GCCGCTCTCCGGCAGCCCCCTGGTGCGCGTCAAGGAGGAGCCCCCCAGCCCTCCCCGGAGCCCCCGGGTGGAGGAGGCCAGTCCCGGACACCCGTCCTCTGTCGTGGAGATACCCCTGTCCCCCACCGCCCTCATTGACTCGATTCTGCGGGAAAGCGAGCCTgccccccctgccccagccacgCCCCTCATGGACGCCGGGGCCCGTCACCcctcgcccccgcccccgcctgcctcggCCCCTGAGAAGTGCCTCAGCGTCGCCTGCCTGGACAA GACCGAGCTCAGTGAGCACTTGGACGCCATGGACTCCAACCTGGACAGCCTGCAGACCATGCTGACGAGCCACGGCTTCAGCGTGGACACGAGCGCGCTGCTGGAC ctGTTCAGCCCCTCGGTGACCGTGCCGGACATGAGCCTGCCCGACCTTGACAGCAGCCTGGCCAGC ATCCAGGAGCTCCTCTCCCCccaggagccacccaggccccttgAAGCGGAGAACAGCAGCCCCGACTCAG ggaAGCAGCTGGTGCACTACACGGCGCAACCCCTGCTCCTGGTGGACCCGGGCTCCGTGGACATGGGGAGCAGCGACCTGCCCGTGCTCTTCGAGCTGGGGGACGGTTCCTACTTCTCGGAGGGGGACGACTACACAGACGACCCCACCATCTCCCTGCTGACGGGCTCCGAGCCCCCCAAAGCCAAGGACCCCACTGTCTCCTAG
- the HSF1 gene encoding heat shock factor protein 1 isoform X3 translates to MDLPVGPGAAGPSNVPAFLTKLWTLVSDPDTDALICWSPQSGNSFHVFDQGRFAKEVLPKYFKHNNMASFVRQLNMYGFRKVVHIEQGGLVKPERDDTEFQHPCFLRGQEQLLENIKRKVTSVSTLKNEDIRIRQDSVTKLLTDVQLMKGKQESMDSKLLAMKHENEALWREVASLRQKHAQQQKVVNKLIQFLISLVQSNRILGVKRKIPLMLNDGSAAHSGPKYSRQYSLQHVHGPGPYSAPSPAYGSSSLYSPDAVAGSGPIISDITELAPGSPLASPGGSVDERPLSGSPLVRVKEEPPSPPRSPRVEEASPGHPSSVVEIPLSPTALIDSILRESEPAPPAPATPLMDAGARHPSPPPPPASAPEKCLSVACLDNLARAPQMSGVARLFPCPSSLHGRVQPGTELSEHLDAMDSNLDSLQTMLTSHGFSVDTSALLDLFSPSVTVPDMSLPDLDSSLASIQELLSPQEPPRPLEAENSSPDSGKQLVHYTAQPLLLVDPGSVDMGSSDLPVLFELGDGSYFSEGDDYTDDPTISLLTGSEPPKAKDPTVS, encoded by the exons ATGGATCTGCCCGTGGGCCCCGGCGCGGCGGGGCCCAGCAACGTCCCGGCCTTCCTGACCAAGCTGTGGACCCTCGTGAGCGACCCGGACACCGACGCGCTTATCTGCTGGAGCCCG CAGAGCGGGAACAGCTTCCACGTGTTCGACCAGGGCCGGTTCGCCAAGGAGGTGCTACCCAAGTACTTCAAGCACAACAACATGGCCAGCTTCGTGCGCCAGCTCAACATGT ACGGCTTCCGGAAGGTGGTCCACATCGAGCAGGGTGGCTTGGTCAAGCCGGAGAGGGACGACACTGAGTTCCAGCACCCCTGCTTCCTGCGCGGCCAGGAGCAGCTCCTGGAGAACATCAAGAGGAAGGTGACCAGT GTGTCCACGCTGAAGAACGAGGACATCAGGATTCGCCAGGACAGTGTCACCAAGCTGCTCACGGACGTGCAGCTCatgaaggggaagcaggagagcatGGACTCCAAACTCCTGGCCATGAAGCA CGAGAACGAGGCCCTGTGGCGGGAGGTGGCCAGCCTGCGGCAGAAGCACGCCCAGCAGCAGAAGGTCGTCAACAAG CTCATCCAGTTCCTCATCTCACTGGTGCAGTCGAACCGGATCCTGGGGGTGAAGAGGAAAAT CCCCCTGATGCTGAATGACGGCAGCGCGGCGCACTCGGGGCCCAAGTACAGCCGGCAGTACTCGCTGCAGCACGTCCACGGCCCCGGCCCCTACTCG GCTCCCTCCCCGGCCTACGGCAGCTCCAGCCTCTACTCCCCAGATGCCGTCGCCGGCTCCGGACCCATCATCTCCGACATCACCGAACTGGCCCCCGGCAGCCCCTTGGCCTCCCCGGGCGGAAGCGTAGACGAGAG GCCGCTCTCCGGCAGCCCCCTGGTGCGCGTCAAGGAGGAGCCCCCCAGCCCTCCCCGGAGCCCCCGGGTGGAGGAGGCCAGTCCCGGACACCCGTCCTCTGTCGTGGAGATACCCCTGTCCCCCACCGCCCTCATTGACTCGATTCTGCGGGAAAGCGAGCCTgccccccctgccccagccacgCCCCTCATGGACGCCGGGGCCCGTCACCcctcgcccccgcccccgcctgcctcggCCCCTGAGAAGTGCCTCAGCGTCGCCTGCCTGGACAA TTTGGCTCGCGCTCCACAGATGTCTGGGGTCGCCcgcctcttcccctgcccctcctctctgcatGGCCGAGTCCAGCCAGG GACCGAGCTCAGTGAGCACTTGGACGCCATGGACTCCAACCTGGACAGCCTGCAGACCATGCTGACGAGCCACGGCTTCAGCGTGGACACGAGCGCGCTGCTGGAC ctGTTCAGCCCCTCGGTGACCGTGCCGGACATGAGCCTGCCCGACCTTGACAGCAGCCTGGCCAGC ATCCAGGAGCTCCTCTCCCCccaggagccacccaggccccttgAAGCGGAGAACAGCAGCCCCGACTCAG ggaAGCAGCTGGTGCACTACACGGCGCAACCCCTGCTCCTGGTGGACCCGGGCTCCGTGGACATGGGGAGCAGCGACCTGCCCGTGCTCTTCGAGCTGGGGGACGGTTCCTACTTCTCGGAGGGGGACGACTACACAGACGACCCCACCATCTCCCTGCTGACGGGCTCCGAGCCCCCCAAAGCCAAGGACCCCACTGTCTCCTAG
- the HSF1 gene encoding heat shock factor protein 1 isoform X4 gives MDLPVGPGAAGPSNVPAFLTKLWTLVSDPDTDALICWSPSGNSFHVFDQGRFAKEVLPKYFKHNNMASFVRQLNMYGFRKVVHIEQGGLVKPERDDTEFQHPCFLRGQEQLLENIKRKVTSVSTLKNEDIRIRQDSVTKLLTDVQLMKGKQESMDSKLLAMKHENEALWREVASLRQKHAQQQKVVNKLIQFLISLVQSNRILGVKRKIPLMLNDGSAAHSGPKYSRQYSLQHVHGPGPYSAPSPAYGSSSLYSPDAVAGSGPIISDITELAPGSPLASPGGSVDERPLSGSPLVRVKEEPPSPPRSPRVEEASPGHPSSVVEIPLSPTALIDSILRESEPAPPAPATPLMDAGARHPSPPPPPASAPEKCLSVACLDNLARAPQMSGVARLFPCPSSLHGRVQPGTELSEHLDAMDSNLDSLQTMLTSHGFSVDTSALLDLFSPSVTVPDMSLPDLDSSLASIQELLSPQEPPRPLEAENSSPDSGKQLVHYTAQPLLLVDPGSVDMGSSDLPVLFELGDGSYFSEGDDYTDDPTISLLTGSEPPKAKDPTVS, from the exons ATGGATCTGCCCGTGGGCCCCGGCGCGGCGGGGCCCAGCAACGTCCCGGCCTTCCTGACCAAGCTGTGGACCCTCGTGAGCGACCCGGACACCGACGCGCTTATCTGCTGGAGCCCG AGCGGGAACAGCTTCCACGTGTTCGACCAGGGCCGGTTCGCCAAGGAGGTGCTACCCAAGTACTTCAAGCACAACAACATGGCCAGCTTCGTGCGCCAGCTCAACATGT ACGGCTTCCGGAAGGTGGTCCACATCGAGCAGGGTGGCTTGGTCAAGCCGGAGAGGGACGACACTGAGTTCCAGCACCCCTGCTTCCTGCGCGGCCAGGAGCAGCTCCTGGAGAACATCAAGAGGAAGGTGACCAGT GTGTCCACGCTGAAGAACGAGGACATCAGGATTCGCCAGGACAGTGTCACCAAGCTGCTCACGGACGTGCAGCTCatgaaggggaagcaggagagcatGGACTCCAAACTCCTGGCCATGAAGCA CGAGAACGAGGCCCTGTGGCGGGAGGTGGCCAGCCTGCGGCAGAAGCACGCCCAGCAGCAGAAGGTCGTCAACAAG CTCATCCAGTTCCTCATCTCACTGGTGCAGTCGAACCGGATCCTGGGGGTGAAGAGGAAAAT CCCCCTGATGCTGAATGACGGCAGCGCGGCGCACTCGGGGCCCAAGTACAGCCGGCAGTACTCGCTGCAGCACGTCCACGGCCCCGGCCCCTACTCG GCTCCCTCCCCGGCCTACGGCAGCTCCAGCCTCTACTCCCCAGATGCCGTCGCCGGCTCCGGACCCATCATCTCCGACATCACCGAACTGGCCCCCGGCAGCCCCTTGGCCTCCCCGGGCGGAAGCGTAGACGAGAG GCCGCTCTCCGGCAGCCCCCTGGTGCGCGTCAAGGAGGAGCCCCCCAGCCCTCCCCGGAGCCCCCGGGTGGAGGAGGCCAGTCCCGGACACCCGTCCTCTGTCGTGGAGATACCCCTGTCCCCCACCGCCCTCATTGACTCGATTCTGCGGGAAAGCGAGCCTgccccccctgccccagccacgCCCCTCATGGACGCCGGGGCCCGTCACCcctcgcccccgcccccgcctgcctcggCCCCTGAGAAGTGCCTCAGCGTCGCCTGCCTGGACAA TTTGGCTCGCGCTCCACAGATGTCTGGGGTCGCCcgcctcttcccctgcccctcctctctgcatGGCCGAGTCCAGCCAGG GACCGAGCTCAGTGAGCACTTGGACGCCATGGACTCCAACCTGGACAGCCTGCAGACCATGCTGACGAGCCACGGCTTCAGCGTGGACACGAGCGCGCTGCTGGAC ctGTTCAGCCCCTCGGTGACCGTGCCGGACATGAGCCTGCCCGACCTTGACAGCAGCCTGGCCAGC ATCCAGGAGCTCCTCTCCCCccaggagccacccaggccccttgAAGCGGAGAACAGCAGCCCCGACTCAG ggaAGCAGCTGGTGCACTACACGGCGCAACCCCTGCTCCTGGTGGACCCGGGCTCCGTGGACATGGGGAGCAGCGACCTGCCCGTGCTCTTCGAGCTGGGGGACGGTTCCTACTTCTCGGAGGGGGACGACTACACAGACGACCCCACCATCTCCCTGCTGACGGGCTCCGAGCCCCCCAAAGCCAAGGACCCCACTGTCTCCTAG
- the HSF1 gene encoding heat shock factor protein 1 isoform X6: MDLPVGPGAAGPSNVPAFLTKLWTLVSDPDTDALICWSPSGNSFHVFDQGRFAKEVLPKYFKHNNMASFVRQLNMYGFRKVVHIEQGGLVKPERDDTEFQHPCFLRGQEQLLENIKRKVTSVSTLKNEDIRIRQDSVTKLLTDVQLMKGKQESMDSKLLAMKHENEALWREVASLRQKHAQQQKVVNKLIQFLISLVQSNRILGVKRKIPLMLNDGSAAHSGPKYSRQYSLQHVHGPGPYSAPSPAYGSSSLYSPDAVAGSGPIISDITELAPGSPLASPGGSVDERPLSGSPLVRVKEEPPSPPRSPRVEEASPGHPSSVVEIPLSPTALIDSILRESEPAPPAPATPLMDAGARHPSPPPPPASAPEKCLSVACLDKTELSEHLDAMDSNLDSLQTMLTSHGFSVDTSALLDLFSPSVTVPDMSLPDLDSSLASIQELLSPQEPPRPLEAENSSPDSGKQLVHYTAQPLLLVDPGSVDMGSSDLPVLFELGDGSYFSEGDDYTDDPTISLLTGSEPPKAKDPTVS, translated from the exons ATGGATCTGCCCGTGGGCCCCGGCGCGGCGGGGCCCAGCAACGTCCCGGCCTTCCTGACCAAGCTGTGGACCCTCGTGAGCGACCCGGACACCGACGCGCTTATCTGCTGGAGCCCG AGCGGGAACAGCTTCCACGTGTTCGACCAGGGCCGGTTCGCCAAGGAGGTGCTACCCAAGTACTTCAAGCACAACAACATGGCCAGCTTCGTGCGCCAGCTCAACATGT ACGGCTTCCGGAAGGTGGTCCACATCGAGCAGGGTGGCTTGGTCAAGCCGGAGAGGGACGACACTGAGTTCCAGCACCCCTGCTTCCTGCGCGGCCAGGAGCAGCTCCTGGAGAACATCAAGAGGAAGGTGACCAGT GTGTCCACGCTGAAGAACGAGGACATCAGGATTCGCCAGGACAGTGTCACCAAGCTGCTCACGGACGTGCAGCTCatgaaggggaagcaggagagcatGGACTCCAAACTCCTGGCCATGAAGCA CGAGAACGAGGCCCTGTGGCGGGAGGTGGCCAGCCTGCGGCAGAAGCACGCCCAGCAGCAGAAGGTCGTCAACAAG CTCATCCAGTTCCTCATCTCACTGGTGCAGTCGAACCGGATCCTGGGGGTGAAGAGGAAAAT CCCCCTGATGCTGAATGACGGCAGCGCGGCGCACTCGGGGCCCAAGTACAGCCGGCAGTACTCGCTGCAGCACGTCCACGGCCCCGGCCCCTACTCG GCTCCCTCCCCGGCCTACGGCAGCTCCAGCCTCTACTCCCCAGATGCCGTCGCCGGCTCCGGACCCATCATCTCCGACATCACCGAACTGGCCCCCGGCAGCCCCTTGGCCTCCCCGGGCGGAAGCGTAGACGAGAG GCCGCTCTCCGGCAGCCCCCTGGTGCGCGTCAAGGAGGAGCCCCCCAGCCCTCCCCGGAGCCCCCGGGTGGAGGAGGCCAGTCCCGGACACCCGTCCTCTGTCGTGGAGATACCCCTGTCCCCCACCGCCCTCATTGACTCGATTCTGCGGGAAAGCGAGCCTgccccccctgccccagccacgCCCCTCATGGACGCCGGGGCCCGTCACCcctcgcccccgcccccgcctgcctcggCCCCTGAGAAGTGCCTCAGCGTCGCCTGCCTGGACAA GACCGAGCTCAGTGAGCACTTGGACGCCATGGACTCCAACCTGGACAGCCTGCAGACCATGCTGACGAGCCACGGCTTCAGCGTGGACACGAGCGCGCTGCTGGAC ctGTTCAGCCCCTCGGTGACCGTGCCGGACATGAGCCTGCCCGACCTTGACAGCAGCCTGGCCAGC ATCCAGGAGCTCCTCTCCCCccaggagccacccaggccccttgAAGCGGAGAACAGCAGCCCCGACTCAG ggaAGCAGCTGGTGCACTACACGGCGCAACCCCTGCTCCTGGTGGACCCGGGCTCCGTGGACATGGGGAGCAGCGACCTGCCCGTGCTCTTCGAGCTGGGGGACGGTTCCTACTTCTCGGAGGGGGACGACTACACAGACGACCCCACCATCTCCCTGCTGACGGGCTCCGAGCCCCCCAAAGCCAAGGACCCCACTGTCTCCTAG
- the HSF1 gene encoding heat shock factor protein 1 isoform X1 — protein MDLPVGPGAAGPSNVPAFLTKLWTLVSDPDTDALICWSPQSGNSFHVFDQGRFAKEVLPKYFKHNNMASFVRQLNMYGFRKVVHIEQGGLVKPERDDTEFQHPCFLRGQEQLLENIKRKVTSVSTLKNEDIRIRQDSVTKLLTDVQLMKGKQESMDSKLLAMKHENEALWREVASLRQKHAQQQKVVNKLIQFLISLVQSNRILGVKRKIPLMLNDGSAAHSGPKYSRQYSLQHVHGPGPYSAPSPAYGSSSLYSPDAVAGSGPIISDITELAPGSPLASPGGSVDERPLSGSPLVRVKEEPPSPPRSPRVEEASPGHPSSVVEIPLSPTALIDSILRESEPAPPAPATPLMDAGARHPSPPPPPASAPEKCLSVACLDNLARAPQMSGVARLFPCPSSLHGRVQPGLAWSPLGREEGSARAQAPPQPRTRPWPGHEHLALPGEQVSRAFCSRERPPTHPGLWGPSQRPGSLTDSTGPPSPAAAPRAGRVPAAVLTCFLSGRGWARWPSPRTSQATRPVAQVHQGARDLLGHRLLPSTHQGRDQASVACPQFPLPIPVVFQRKGKTLSSLKNCPQPSGH, from the exons ATGGATCTGCCCGTGGGCCCCGGCGCGGCGGGGCCCAGCAACGTCCCGGCCTTCCTGACCAAGCTGTGGACCCTCGTGAGCGACCCGGACACCGACGCGCTTATCTGCTGGAGCCCG CAGAGCGGGAACAGCTTCCACGTGTTCGACCAGGGCCGGTTCGCCAAGGAGGTGCTACCCAAGTACTTCAAGCACAACAACATGGCCAGCTTCGTGCGCCAGCTCAACATGT ACGGCTTCCGGAAGGTGGTCCACATCGAGCAGGGTGGCTTGGTCAAGCCGGAGAGGGACGACACTGAGTTCCAGCACCCCTGCTTCCTGCGCGGCCAGGAGCAGCTCCTGGAGAACATCAAGAGGAAGGTGACCAGT GTGTCCACGCTGAAGAACGAGGACATCAGGATTCGCCAGGACAGTGTCACCAAGCTGCTCACGGACGTGCAGCTCatgaaggggaagcaggagagcatGGACTCCAAACTCCTGGCCATGAAGCA CGAGAACGAGGCCCTGTGGCGGGAGGTGGCCAGCCTGCGGCAGAAGCACGCCCAGCAGCAGAAGGTCGTCAACAAG CTCATCCAGTTCCTCATCTCACTGGTGCAGTCGAACCGGATCCTGGGGGTGAAGAGGAAAAT CCCCCTGATGCTGAATGACGGCAGCGCGGCGCACTCGGGGCCCAAGTACAGCCGGCAGTACTCGCTGCAGCACGTCCACGGCCCCGGCCCCTACTCG GCTCCCTCCCCGGCCTACGGCAGCTCCAGCCTCTACTCCCCAGATGCCGTCGCCGGCTCCGGACCCATCATCTCCGACATCACCGAACTGGCCCCCGGCAGCCCCTTGGCCTCCCCGGGCGGAAGCGTAGACGAGAG GCCGCTCTCCGGCAGCCCCCTGGTGCGCGTCAAGGAGGAGCCCCCCAGCCCTCCCCGGAGCCCCCGGGTGGAGGAGGCCAGTCCCGGACACCCGTCCTCTGTCGTGGAGATACCCCTGTCCCCCACCGCCCTCATTGACTCGATTCTGCGGGAAAGCGAGCCTgccccccctgccccagccacgCCCCTCATGGACGCCGGGGCCCGTCACCcctcgcccccgcccccgcctgcctcggCCCCTGAGAAGTGCCTCAGCGTCGCCTGCCTGGACAA TTTGGCTCGCGCTCCACAGATGTCTGGGGTCGCCcgcctcttcccctgcccctcctctctgcatGGCCGAGTCCAGCCAGGGTTAGCGTGGTCCccactggggagggaggagggctccGCCAGAGctcaggcccctccccagcctcggACCAGACCCTGGCCTGGCCATGAGCACTTGGCCCTGCCTGGTGAACAGGTGTCCCGGGCCTTCTGCAGCAGGGAGcggccccccacccaccccgggcTCTGGGGTCCAAGCCAGCGCCCCGGGTCACTGACGGACAGCACTGGGCCTCCCAGCCCGGCGGCTGCCCCCCGTGCAGGCAGAGTCCCCGCTGCTGTGCTGACCTGCTTCCTCTCGGGGCGGGGCTGGGCCCGGTGGCCATCTCCCAGGACCAGCCAGGCCACCCGTCCTGTAGCACAGGTCCACCAGGGGGCCCGGGACCTTCTTGGCCACCGCCTCCTTCCCAGCACGCACCAGGGCAGAGACCAGGCCTCCGTAGCCTGCCCACagttccctctccccatccctgtggTCTTCCAACGCAAAGGCAAGACCTTGTCAAGCCTGAAAAACTGCCCCCAGCCTTCTGGGCACTGA
- the HSF1 gene encoding heat shock factor protein 1 isoform X2, translating to MDLPVGPGAAGPSNVPAFLTKLWTLVSDPDTDALICWSPSGNSFHVFDQGRFAKEVLPKYFKHNNMASFVRQLNMYGFRKVVHIEQGGLVKPERDDTEFQHPCFLRGQEQLLENIKRKVTSVSTLKNEDIRIRQDSVTKLLTDVQLMKGKQESMDSKLLAMKHENEALWREVASLRQKHAQQQKVVNKLIQFLISLVQSNRILGVKRKIPLMLNDGSAAHSGPKYSRQYSLQHVHGPGPYSAPSPAYGSSSLYSPDAVAGSGPIISDITELAPGSPLASPGGSVDERPLSGSPLVRVKEEPPSPPRSPRVEEASPGHPSSVVEIPLSPTALIDSILRESEPAPPAPATPLMDAGARHPSPPPPPASAPEKCLSVACLDNLARAPQMSGVARLFPCPSSLHGRVQPGLAWSPLGREEGSARAQAPPQPRTRPWPGHEHLALPGEQVSRAFCSRERPPTHPGLWGPSQRPGSLTDSTGPPSPAAAPRAGRVPAAVLTCFLSGRGWARWPSPRTSQATRPVAQVHQGARDLLGHRLLPSTHQGRDQASVACPQFPLPIPVVFQRKGKTLSSLKNCPQPSGH from the exons ATGGATCTGCCCGTGGGCCCCGGCGCGGCGGGGCCCAGCAACGTCCCGGCCTTCCTGACCAAGCTGTGGACCCTCGTGAGCGACCCGGACACCGACGCGCTTATCTGCTGGAGCCCG AGCGGGAACAGCTTCCACGTGTTCGACCAGGGCCGGTTCGCCAAGGAGGTGCTACCCAAGTACTTCAAGCACAACAACATGGCCAGCTTCGTGCGCCAGCTCAACATGT ACGGCTTCCGGAAGGTGGTCCACATCGAGCAGGGTGGCTTGGTCAAGCCGGAGAGGGACGACACTGAGTTCCAGCACCCCTGCTTCCTGCGCGGCCAGGAGCAGCTCCTGGAGAACATCAAGAGGAAGGTGACCAGT GTGTCCACGCTGAAGAACGAGGACATCAGGATTCGCCAGGACAGTGTCACCAAGCTGCTCACGGACGTGCAGCTCatgaaggggaagcaggagagcatGGACTCCAAACTCCTGGCCATGAAGCA CGAGAACGAGGCCCTGTGGCGGGAGGTGGCCAGCCTGCGGCAGAAGCACGCCCAGCAGCAGAAGGTCGTCAACAAG CTCATCCAGTTCCTCATCTCACTGGTGCAGTCGAACCGGATCCTGGGGGTGAAGAGGAAAAT CCCCCTGATGCTGAATGACGGCAGCGCGGCGCACTCGGGGCCCAAGTACAGCCGGCAGTACTCGCTGCAGCACGTCCACGGCCCCGGCCCCTACTCG GCTCCCTCCCCGGCCTACGGCAGCTCCAGCCTCTACTCCCCAGATGCCGTCGCCGGCTCCGGACCCATCATCTCCGACATCACCGAACTGGCCCCCGGCAGCCCCTTGGCCTCCCCGGGCGGAAGCGTAGACGAGAG GCCGCTCTCCGGCAGCCCCCTGGTGCGCGTCAAGGAGGAGCCCCCCAGCCCTCCCCGGAGCCCCCGGGTGGAGGAGGCCAGTCCCGGACACCCGTCCTCTGTCGTGGAGATACCCCTGTCCCCCACCGCCCTCATTGACTCGATTCTGCGGGAAAGCGAGCCTgccccccctgccccagccacgCCCCTCATGGACGCCGGGGCCCGTCACCcctcgcccccgcccccgcctgcctcggCCCCTGAGAAGTGCCTCAGCGTCGCCTGCCTGGACAA TTTGGCTCGCGCTCCACAGATGTCTGGGGTCGCCcgcctcttcccctgcccctcctctctgcatGGCCGAGTCCAGCCAGGGTTAGCGTGGTCCccactggggagggaggagggctccGCCAGAGctcaggcccctccccagcctcggACCAGACCCTGGCCTGGCCATGAGCACTTGGCCCTGCCTGGTGAACAGGTGTCCCGGGCCTTCTGCAGCAGGGAGcggccccccacccaccccgggcTCTGGGGTCCAAGCCAGCGCCCCGGGTCACTGACGGACAGCACTGGGCCTCCCAGCCCGGCGGCTGCCCCCCGTGCAGGCAGAGTCCCCGCTGCTGTGCTGACCTGCTTCCTCTCGGGGCGGGGCTGGGCCCGGTGGCCATCTCCCAGGACCAGCCAGGCCACCCGTCCTGTAGCACAGGTCCACCAGGGGGCCCGGGACCTTCTTGGCCACCGCCTCCTTCCCAGCACGCACCAGGGCAGAGACCAGGCCTCCGTAGCCTGCCCACagttccctctccccatccctgtggTCTTCCAACGCAAAGGCAAGACCTTGTCAAGCCTGAAAAACTGCCCCCAGCCTTCTGGGCACTGA